A region of Homo sapiens chromosome 17, GRCh38.p14 Primary Assembly DNA encodes the following proteins:
- the AURKB gene encoding aurora kinase B isoform 1 (isoform 1 is encoded by transcript variant 1), whose amino-acid sequence MAQKENSYPWPYGRQTAPSGLSTLPQRVLRKEPVTPSALVLMSRSNVQPTAAPGQKVMENSSGTPDILTRHFTIDDFEIGRPLGKGKFGNVYLAREKKSHFIVALKVLFKSQIEKEGVEHQLRREIEIQAHLHHPNILRLYNYFYDRRRIYLILEYAPRGELYKELQKSCTFDEQRTATIMEELADALMYCHGKKVIHRDIKPENLLLGLKGELKIADFGWSVHAPSLRRKTMCGTLDYLPPEMIEGRMHNEKVDLWCIGVLCYELLVGNPPFESASHNETYRRIVKVDLKFPASVPMGAQDLISKLLRHNPSERLPLAQVSAHPWVRANSRRVLPPSALQSVA is encoded by the exons ATGGCCCAGAAGGAGAACTCCTACCCCTGGCCCTACGGCCGACAGACG GCTCCATCTGGCCTGAGCACCCTGCCCCAGCGAGTCCTCCGGAAAGAGCCTGTCACCCCATCTGCACTTGTCCTCATGAGCCGCTCCAATGTCCAGCCCACAG CTGCCCCTGGCCAGAAGGTGATGGAGAATAGCAGTGGGACACCCGACATCTTAAC GCGGCACTTCACAATTGATGACTTTGAGATTGGGCGTCCTCTGGGCAAAGGCAAGTTTGGAAACGTGTACTTGGCTCGGGAGAAGAAAAGCCATTTCATCGTGGCGCTCAAGGTCCTCTTCAAGTCCCAGATAGAGAAGGAGGGCGTGGAGCATCAGCTGCGCAGAGAGATCGAAATCCAGGCCCACCTGCA CCATCCCAACATCCTGCGTCTCTACAACTATTTTTATGACCGGAGGAGGATCTACTTGATTCTAGAGTATGCCCCCCGCGGGGAGCTCTACAAGGAGCTGCAGAAGAGCTGCACATTTGACGAGCAGCGAACAGCCACG ATCATGGAGGAGTTGGCAGATGCTCTAATGTACTGCCATGGGAAGAAGGTGATTCACAGAGACATAAAGCCAGAAAATCTGCTCTTAGGGCTCAAGGGAGAGCTGAAGATTGCTGACTTCGGCTGGTCTGTGCATGCGCCCTCCCTGAG GAGGAAGACAATGTGTGGCACCCTGGACTACCTGCCCCCAGAGATGATTGAGGGGCGCATGCACAATGAGAAGGTGGATCTGTGGTGCATTGGAGTGCTTTGCTATGAGCTGCTGGTGGGGAACCCACCCTTTGAGAGTGCATCACACAACGAGACCTATCGCCGCATCGTCAAG GTGGACCTAAAGTTCCCCGCTTCCGTGCCCATGGGAGCCCAGGACCTCATCTCCAAACTGCTCAGGCATAACCCCTCGGAACGGCTGCCCCTGGCCCAGGTCTCAGCCCACCCTTGGGTCCGGGCCAACTCTCGGAGGGTGCTGCCTCCCTCTGCCCTTCAATCTGTCGCCTGA
- the AURKB gene encoding aurora kinase B isoform 3 (isoform 3 is encoded by transcript variant 3), producing the protein MAQKENSYPWPYGRQTAPSGLSTLPQRVLRKEPVTPSALVLMSRSNVQPTAAPGQKVMENSSGTPDILTRRHFTIDDFEIGRPLGKGKFGNVYLAREKKSHFIVALKVLFKSQIEKEGVEHQLRREIEIQAHLHHPNILRLYNYFYDRRRIYLILEYAPRGELYKELQKSCTFDEQRTATIMEELADALMYCHGKKVIHRDIKPENLLLGLKGELKIADFGWSVHAPSLRRKTMCGTLDYLPPEMIEGRMHNEKVDLWCIGVLCYELLVGNPPFESASHNETYRRIVKVDLKFPASVPMGAQDLISKLLRHNPSERLPLAQVSAHPWVRANSRRVLPPSALQSVA; encoded by the exons ATGGCCCAGAAGGAGAACTCCTACCCCTGGCCCTACGGCCGACAGACG GCTCCATCTGGCCTGAGCACCCTGCCCCAGCGAGTCCTCCGGAAAGAGCCTGTCACCCCATCTGCACTTGTCCTCATGAGCCGCTCCAATGTCCAGCCCACAG CTGCCCCTGGCCAGAAGGTGATGGAGAATAGCAGTGGGACACCCGACATCTTAAC CAGGCGGCACTTCACAATTGATGACTTTGAGATTGGGCGTCCTCTGGGCAAAGGCAAGTTTGGAAACGTGTACTTGGCTCGGGAGAAGAAAAGCCATTTCATCGTGGCGCTCAAGGTCCTCTTCAAGTCCCAGATAGAGAAGGAGGGCGTGGAGCATCAGCTGCGCAGAGAGATCGAAATCCAGGCCCACCTGCA CCATCCCAACATCCTGCGTCTCTACAACTATTTTTATGACCGGAGGAGGATCTACTTGATTCTAGAGTATGCCCCCCGCGGGGAGCTCTACAAGGAGCTGCAGAAGAGCTGCACATTTGACGAGCAGCGAACAGCCACG ATCATGGAGGAGTTGGCAGATGCTCTAATGTACTGCCATGGGAAGAAGGTGATTCACAGAGACATAAAGCCAGAAAATCTGCTCTTAGGGCTCAAGGGAGAGCTGAAGATTGCTGACTTCGGCTGGTCTGTGCATGCGCCCTCCCTGAG GAGGAAGACAATGTGTGGCACCCTGGACTACCTGCCCCCAGAGATGATTGAGGGGCGCATGCACAATGAGAAGGTGGATCTGTGGTGCATTGGAGTGCTTTGCTATGAGCTGCTGGTGGGGAACCCACCCTTTGAGAGTGCATCACACAACGAGACCTATCGCCGCATCGTCAAG GTGGACCTAAAGTTCCCCGCTTCCGTGCCCATGGGAGCCCAGGACCTCATCTCCAAACTGCTCAGGCATAACCCCTCGGAACGGCTGCCCCTGGCCCAGGTCTCAGCCCACCCTTGGGTCCGGGCCAACTCTCGGAGGGTGCTGCCTCCCTCTGCCCTTCAATCTGTCGCCTGA
- the AURKB gene encoding aurora kinase B isoform 2 (isoform 2 is encoded by transcript variant 2), producing the protein MSRSNVQPTAAPGQKVMENSSGTPDILTRHFTIDDFEIGRPLGKGKFGNVYLAREKKSHFIVALKVLFKSQIEKEGVEHQLRREIEIQAHLHHPNILRLYNYFYDRRRIYLILEYAPRGELYKELQKSCTFDEQRTATIMEELADALMYCHGKKVIHRDIKPENLLLGLKGELKIADFGWSVHAPSLRRKTMCGTLDYLPPEMIEGRMHNEKVDLWCIGVLCYELLVGNPPFESASHNETYRRIVKVDLKFPASVPMGAQDLISKLLRHNPSERLPLAQVSAHPWVRANSRRVLPPSALQSVA; encoded by the exons ATGAGCCGCTCCAATGTCCAGCCCACAG CTGCCCCTGGCCAGAAGGTGATGGAGAATAGCAGTGGGACACCCGACATCTTAAC GCGGCACTTCACAATTGATGACTTTGAGATTGGGCGTCCTCTGGGCAAAGGCAAGTTTGGAAACGTGTACTTGGCTCGGGAGAAGAAAAGCCATTTCATCGTGGCGCTCAAGGTCCTCTTCAAGTCCCAGATAGAGAAGGAGGGCGTGGAGCATCAGCTGCGCAGAGAGATCGAAATCCAGGCCCACCTGCA CCATCCCAACATCCTGCGTCTCTACAACTATTTTTATGACCGGAGGAGGATCTACTTGATTCTAGAGTATGCCCCCCGCGGGGAGCTCTACAAGGAGCTGCAGAAGAGCTGCACATTTGACGAGCAGCGAACAGCCACG ATCATGGAGGAGTTGGCAGATGCTCTAATGTACTGCCATGGGAAGAAGGTGATTCACAGAGACATAAAGCCAGAAAATCTGCTCTTAGGGCTCAAGGGAGAGCTGAAGATTGCTGACTTCGGCTGGTCTGTGCATGCGCCCTCCCTGAG GAGGAAGACAATGTGTGGCACCCTGGACTACCTGCCCCCAGAGATGATTGAGGGGCGCATGCACAATGAGAAGGTGGATCTGTGGTGCATTGGAGTGCTTTGCTATGAGCTGCTGGTGGGGAACCCACCCTTTGAGAGTGCATCACACAACGAGACCTATCGCCGCATCGTCAAG GTGGACCTAAAGTTCCCCGCTTCCGTGCCCATGGGAGCCCAGGACCTCATCTCCAAACTGCTCAGGCATAACCCCTCGGAACGGCTGCCCCTGGCCCAGGTCTCAGCCCACCCTTGGGTCCGGGCCAACTCTCGGAGGGTGCTGCCTCCCTCTGCCCTTCAATCTGTCGCCTGA
- the AURKB gene encoding aurora kinase B isoform 4 (isoform 4 is encoded by transcript variant 6), protein MSRSNVQPTAAPGQKVMENSSGTPDILTRRHFTIDDFEIGRPLGKGKFGNVYLAREKKSHFIVALKVLFKSQIEKEGVEHQLRREIEIQAHLHHPNILRLYNYFYDRRRIYLILEYAPRGELYKELQKSCTFDEQRTATIMEELADALMYCHGKKVIHRDIKPENLLLGLKGELKIADFGWSVHAPSLRRKTMCGTLDYLPPEMIEGRMHNEKVDLWCIGVLCYELLVGNPPFESASHNETYRRIVKVDLKFPASVPMGAQDLISKLLRHNPSERLPLAQVSAHPWVRANSRRVLPPSALQSVA, encoded by the exons ATGAGCCGCTCCAATGTCCAGCCCACAG CTGCCCCTGGCCAGAAGGTGATGGAGAATAGCAGTGGGACACCCGACATCTTAAC CAGGCGGCACTTCACAATTGATGACTTTGAGATTGGGCGTCCTCTGGGCAAAGGCAAGTTTGGAAACGTGTACTTGGCTCGGGAGAAGAAAAGCCATTTCATCGTGGCGCTCAAGGTCCTCTTCAAGTCCCAGATAGAGAAGGAGGGCGTGGAGCATCAGCTGCGCAGAGAGATCGAAATCCAGGCCCACCTGCA CCATCCCAACATCCTGCGTCTCTACAACTATTTTTATGACCGGAGGAGGATCTACTTGATTCTAGAGTATGCCCCCCGCGGGGAGCTCTACAAGGAGCTGCAGAAGAGCTGCACATTTGACGAGCAGCGAACAGCCACG ATCATGGAGGAGTTGGCAGATGCTCTAATGTACTGCCATGGGAAGAAGGTGATTCACAGAGACATAAAGCCAGAAAATCTGCTCTTAGGGCTCAAGGGAGAGCTGAAGATTGCTGACTTCGGCTGGTCTGTGCATGCGCCCTCCCTGAG GAGGAAGACAATGTGTGGCACCCTGGACTACCTGCCCCCAGAGATGATTGAGGGGCGCATGCACAATGAGAAGGTGGATCTGTGGTGCATTGGAGTGCTTTGCTATGAGCTGCTGGTGGGGAACCCACCCTTTGAGAGTGCATCACACAACGAGACCTATCGCCGCATCGTCAAG GTGGACCTAAAGTTCCCCGCTTCCGTGCCCATGGGAGCCCAGGACCTCATCTCCAAACTGCTCAGGCATAACCCCTCGGAACGGCTGCCCCTGGCCCAGGTCTCAGCCCACCCTTGGGTCCGGGCCAACTCTCGGAGGGTGCTGCCTCCCTCTGCCCTTCAATCTGTCGCCTGA
- the AURKB gene encoding aurora kinase B isoform 6 (isoform 6 is encoded by transcript variant 8) translates to MPPAGSSTRSCRRAAHLTSSEQPRSGRIMEELADALMYCHGKKVIHRDIKPENLLLGLKGELKIADFGWSVHAPSLRRKTMCGTLDYLPPEMIEGRMHNEKVDLWCIGVLCYELLVGNPPFESASHNETYRRIVKVDLKFPASVPMGAQDLISKLLRHNPSERLPLAQVSAHPWVRANSRRVLPPSALQSVA, encoded by the exons ATGCCCCCCGCGGGGAGCTCTACAAGGAGCTGCAGAAGAGCTGCACATTTGACGAGCAGCGAACAGCCACGGTCCGGGCGG ATCATGGAGGAGTTGGCAGATGCTCTAATGTACTGCCATGGGAAGAAGGTGATTCACAGAGACATAAAGCCAGAAAATCTGCTCTTAGGGCTCAAGGGAGAGCTGAAGATTGCTGACTTCGGCTGGTCTGTGCATGCGCCCTCCCTGAG GAGGAAGACAATGTGTGGCACCCTGGACTACCTGCCCCCAGAGATGATTGAGGGGCGCATGCACAATGAGAAGGTGGATCTGTGGTGCATTGGAGTGCTTTGCTATGAGCTGCTGGTGGGGAACCCACCCTTTGAGAGTGCATCACACAACGAGACCTATCGCCGCATCGTCAAG GTGGACCTAAAGTTCCCCGCTTCCGTGCCCATGGGAGCCCAGGACCTCATCTCCAAACTGCTCAGGCATAACCCCTCGGAACGGCTGCCCCTGGCCCAGGTCTCAGCCCACCCTTGGGTCCGGGCCAACTCTCGGAGGGTGCTGCCTCCCTCTGCCCTTCAATCTGTCGCCTGA
- the AURKB gene encoding aurora kinase B isoform X2 yields the protein MSRSNVQPTAAPGQKVMENSSGTPDILTRHFTIDDFEIGRPLGKALLCLWPEASSVSSPSHPNILRLYNYFYDRRRIYLILEYAPRGELYKELQKSCTFDEQRTATIMEELADALMYCHGKKVIHRDIKPENLLLGLKGELKIADFGWSVHAPSLRRKTMCGTLDYLPPEMIEGRMHNEKVDLWCIGVLCYELLVGNPPFESASHNETYRRIVKVDLKFPASVPMGAQDLISKLLRHNPSERLPLAQVSAHPWVRANSRRVLPPSALQSVA from the exons ATGAGCCGCTCCAATGTCCAGCCCACAG CTGCCCCTGGCCAGAAGGTGATGGAGAATAGCAGTGGGACACCCGACATCTTAAC GCGGCACTTCACAATTGATGACTTTGAGATTGGGCGTCCTCTGGGCAAAG CTCTTTTATGCCTTTGGCCTGAGGCCTCCTCTGTCTCTTCCCCCAGCCATCCCAACATCCTGCGTCTCTACAACTATTTTTATGACCGGAGGAGGATCTACTTGATTCTAGAGTATGCCCCCCGCGGGGAGCTCTACAAGGAGCTGCAGAAGAGCTGCACATTTGACGAGCAGCGAACAGCCACG ATCATGGAGGAGTTGGCAGATGCTCTAATGTACTGCCATGGGAAGAAGGTGATTCACAGAGACATAAAGCCAGAAAATCTGCTCTTAGGGCTCAAGGGAGAGCTGAAGATTGCTGACTTCGGCTGGTCTGTGCATGCGCCCTCCCTGAG GAGGAAGACAATGTGTGGCACCCTGGACTACCTGCCCCCAGAGATGATTGAGGGGCGCATGCACAATGAGAAGGTGGATCTGTGGTGCATTGGAGTGCTTTGCTATGAGCTGCTGGTGGGGAACCCACCCTTTGAGAGTGCATCACACAACGAGACCTATCGCCGCATCGTCAAG GTGGACCTAAAGTTCCCCGCTTCCGTGCCCATGGGAGCCCAGGACCTCATCTCCAAACTGCTCAGGCATAACCCCTCGGAACGGCTGCCCCTGGCCCAGGTCTCAGCCCACCCTTGGGTCCGGGCCAACTCTCGGAGGGTGCTGCCTCCCTCTGCCCTTCAATCTGTCGCCTGA
- the AURKB gene encoding aurora kinase B isoform 5 (isoform 5 is encoded by transcript variant 7): MAQKENSYPWPYGRQTAPSGLSTLPQRVLRKEPVTPSALVLMSRSNVQPTAAPGQKVMENSSGTPDILTRHFTIDDFEIGRPLGKALLCLWPEASSVSSPSHPNILRLYNYFYDRRRIYLILEYAPRGELYKELQKSCTFDEQRTATIMEELADALMYCHGKKVIHRDIKPENLLLGLKGELKIADFGWSVHAPSLRRKTMCGTLDYLPPEMIEGRMHNEKVDLWCIGVLCYELLVGNPPFESASHNETYRRIVKVDLKFPASVPMGAQDLISKLLRHNPSERLPLAQVSAHPWVRANSRRVLPPSALQSVA; encoded by the exons ATGGCCCAGAAGGAGAACTCCTACCCCTGGCCCTACGGCCGACAGACG GCTCCATCTGGCCTGAGCACCCTGCCCCAGCGAGTCCTCCGGAAAGAGCCTGTCACCCCATCTGCACTTGTCCTCATGAGCCGCTCCAATGTCCAGCCCACAG CTGCCCCTGGCCAGAAGGTGATGGAGAATAGCAGTGGGACACCCGACATCTTAAC GCGGCACTTCACAATTGATGACTTTGAGATTGGGCGTCCTCTGGGCAAAG CTCTTTTATGCCTTTGGCCTGAGGCCTCCTCTGTCTCTTCCCCCAGCCATCCCAACATCCTGCGTCTCTACAACTATTTTTATGACCGGAGGAGGATCTACTTGATTCTAGAGTATGCCCCCCGCGGGGAGCTCTACAAGGAGCTGCAGAAGAGCTGCACATTTGACGAGCAGCGAACAGCCACG ATCATGGAGGAGTTGGCAGATGCTCTAATGTACTGCCATGGGAAGAAGGTGATTCACAGAGACATAAAGCCAGAAAATCTGCTCTTAGGGCTCAAGGGAGAGCTGAAGATTGCTGACTTCGGCTGGTCTGTGCATGCGCCCTCCCTGAG GAGGAAGACAATGTGTGGCACCCTGGACTACCTGCCCCCAGAGATGATTGAGGGGCGCATGCACAATGAGAAGGTGGATCTGTGGTGCATTGGAGTGCTTTGCTATGAGCTGCTGGTGGGGAACCCACCCTTTGAGAGTGCATCACACAACGAGACCTATCGCCGCATCGTCAAG GTGGACCTAAAGTTCCCCGCTTCCGTGCCCATGGGAGCCCAGGACCTCATCTCCAAACTGCTCAGGCATAACCCCTCGGAACGGCTGCCCCTGGCCCAGGTCTCAGCCCACCCTTGGGTCCGGGCCAACTCTCGGAGGGTGCTGCCTCCCTCTGCCCTTCAATCTGTCGCCTGA
- the AURKB gene encoding aurora kinase B isoform 7 (isoform 7 is encoded by transcript variant 9): protein MTLRLGVLWAKIMEELADALMYCHGKKVIHRDIKPENLLLGLKGELKIADFGWSVHAPSLRRKTMCGTLDYLPPEMIEGRMHNEKVDLWCIGVLCYELLVGNPPFESASHNETYRRIVKVDLKFPASVPMGAQDLISKLLRHNPSERLPLAQVSAHPWVRANSRRVLPPSALQSVA from the exons ATGACTTTGAGATTGGGCGTCCTCTGGGCAAAG ATCATGGAGGAGTTGGCAGATGCTCTAATGTACTGCCATGGGAAGAAGGTGATTCACAGAGACATAAAGCCAGAAAATCTGCTCTTAGGGCTCAAGGGAGAGCTGAAGATTGCTGACTTCGGCTGGTCTGTGCATGCGCCCTCCCTGAG GAGGAAGACAATGTGTGGCACCCTGGACTACCTGCCCCCAGAGATGATTGAGGGGCGCATGCACAATGAGAAGGTGGATCTGTGGTGCATTGGAGTGCTTTGCTATGAGCTGCTGGTGGGGAACCCACCCTTTGAGAGTGCATCACACAACGAGACCTATCGCCGCATCGTCAAG GTGGACCTAAAGTTCCCCGCTTCCGTGCCCATGGGAGCCCAGGACCTCATCTCCAAACTGCTCAGGCATAACCCCTCGGAACGGCTGCCCCTGGCCCAGGTCTCAGCCCACCCTTGGGTCCGGGCCAACTCTCGGAGGGTGCTGCCTCCCTCTGCCCTTCAATCTGTCGCCTGA